One Streptomyces drozdowiczii DNA segment encodes these proteins:
- the bldC gene encoding developmental transcriptional regulator BldC — protein sequence MTARTPDAEPLLTPAEVATMFRVDPKTVTRWAKAGKLTSIRTLGGHRRYREAEVRALLAGIPQQRSEA from the coding sequence ATGACCGCTCGCACCCCTGATGCCGAGCCGCTGCTGACCCCGGCTGAGGTTGCCACGATGTTCCGCGTGGACCCGAAGACGGTTACCCGTTGGGCGAAGGCAGGCAAGCTCACGTCCATCCGCACGCTCGGTGGGCATCGCCGGTACCGCGAGGCAGAGGTCCGCGCACTGCTTGCGGGTATTCCGCAGCAGCGCAGCGAGGCCTGA
- a CDS encoding Leu/Phe/Val dehydrogenase: MTDVTGAPVDVLHTLFHSDQGGHEQVVLCQDRASGLKAVIALHSTALGPALGGTRFYPYASEAEAVADALNLARGMSYKNALAGLDHGGGKAVIIGDPEQIKSEELLLAYGRFVASLGGRYVTACDVGTYVADMDVVARECRWTTGRSPENGGAGDSSVLTAYGVFQGMRASAQHLWGDPTLRGRKVGVAGVGKVGHYLVEHLLADGAEVVITDVREESVRRITDKHPEVAVAADTAALIRTEGLDIYAPCALGGALNDETVPVLTAKVVCGAANNQLAHPGVEKDLADRAILYAPDYVVNAGGVIQVADELHGFDFDRCKAKATRIFDTTLAIFARAKEDGIPPAAAADRIAEQRMADARRR, encoded by the coding sequence GTGACCGATGTGACCGGCGCGCCTGTCGATGTCCTGCACACCCTGTTCCACTCGGACCAGGGCGGACACGAACAAGTCGTCCTCTGCCAGGACCGGGCCAGCGGCCTCAAGGCCGTCATCGCCCTCCACTCCACCGCCCTGGGCCCCGCTCTCGGCGGCACCCGCTTCTACCCGTACGCCTCCGAGGCCGAGGCCGTCGCCGACGCGCTGAACCTCGCGCGCGGCATGTCGTACAAGAACGCCCTGGCCGGGCTCGACCACGGCGGCGGCAAGGCCGTCATCATCGGCGACCCCGAGCAGATCAAGAGCGAGGAACTGCTGCTGGCCTACGGCCGGTTCGTCGCCTCGCTCGGCGGCCGGTACGTGACGGCCTGCGACGTCGGCACCTACGTCGCCGACATGGACGTCGTGGCGCGCGAGTGCCGCTGGACCACCGGCCGCTCCCCCGAGAACGGCGGCGCCGGCGACTCGTCGGTGCTCACCGCGTACGGCGTCTTCCAGGGCATGCGGGCCTCGGCCCAGCACCTCTGGGGGGACCCGACGCTGCGTGGCCGAAAAGTGGGGGTCGCCGGTGTCGGCAAGGTCGGCCACTACCTGGTCGAGCACCTGCTCGCGGACGGCGCCGAGGTCGTGATCACCGATGTGCGCGAGGAGTCCGTGCGCCGGATCACCGACAAGCACCCCGAGGTCGCCGTCGCGGCGGACACCGCGGCGCTGATCCGTACCGAGGGCCTGGACATCTACGCCCCGTGCGCGCTGGGCGGCGCGCTCAACGACGAGACCGTGCCGGTGCTCACCGCGAAGGTGGTGTGCGGCGCGGCCAACAACCAGCTCGCGCACCCGGGCGTCGAGAAGGACCTCGCCGACCGCGCGATCCTGTACGCGCCCGACTACGTGGTGAACGCGGGCGGGGTCATCCAGGTCGCCGACGAGCTGCACGGCTTCGACTTCGACCGGTGCAAGGCGAAGGCCACGAGGATCTTCGACACCACGCTGGCCATATTCGCACGCGCAAAGGAGGACGGCATTCCGCCGGCCGCGGCGGCCGACCGGATCGCCGAACAGCGGATGGCGGATGCGCGTCGCCGCTGA
- a CDS encoding DUF3073 domain-containing protein, translating to MGRGRAKAKQTKVARQLKYSTGGTDLSRLASELGASTSSQPPNAEPFEDDDEEDDPYAQYADLYNNDEDEDENDQSGPSSKRRGA from the coding sequence ATGGGGCGCGGCCGGGCAAAGGCCAAGCAGACCAAGGTCGCCCGCCAGCTGAAATACAGCACCGGCGGGACGGACCTGTCGCGTCTGGCCAGTGAGCTGGGCGCATCGACTTCGAGTCAGCCACCGAACGCGGAGCCGTTCGAGGACGACGACGAAGAAGATGACCCGTACGCACAGTACGCGGATCTGTACAACAACGACGAGGACGAGGACGAGAACGACCAGTCCGGTCCGTCGTCCAAGCGCCGCGGCGCTTGA
- the purM gene encoding phosphoribosylformylglycinamidine cyclo-ligase produces the protein MSETTGASYAAAGVDIEAGDRAVELMKEWVKKTQRPEVAGLGGLGGFAGLFDASALKRYERPLLASATDGVGTKVDLARQMGVYDTIGHDLVGMVVDDLVVCGAEPLFMTDYICVGKVHPERVAAIVKGIAEGCVLAGCALVGGETAEHPGLLGADDFDVAGAGTGVVEADRLLGPDRIREGDTVIAMASSGLHSNGYSLVRHVVFDRAGWTLDRQVEEFGRTLGEELLEPTRIYSLDCLALTRTTEVHGFSHVTGGGLANNLARVIPDDLHATVDRSTWTPGAVFDLVGKAGRVEQLELEKTLNMGVGMIAVVPAESVDAALTTLADRGVDSWVAGEITARGDHATGAELVGSYAR, from the coding sequence ATGTCTGAGACAACAGGTGCTTCCTACGCGGCAGCGGGCGTCGACATCGAGGCCGGCGACCGCGCCGTCGAGCTGATGAAGGAGTGGGTGAAGAAGACGCAGCGCCCCGAGGTCGCGGGTCTCGGCGGCCTCGGCGGCTTCGCCGGCCTCTTCGACGCCTCGGCGCTCAAGCGCTACGAGCGCCCGCTCCTGGCCTCCGCCACGGACGGCGTCGGCACCAAGGTCGACCTCGCCCGCCAGATGGGCGTGTACGACACGATCGGTCACGACCTCGTCGGCATGGTCGTGGACGACCTCGTCGTCTGCGGCGCCGAGCCGCTGTTCATGACCGACTACATCTGTGTCGGCAAGGTGCACCCCGAGCGTGTCGCGGCCATCGTCAAGGGCATCGCCGAGGGCTGTGTACTGGCCGGCTGCGCGCTGGTCGGCGGCGAGACCGCCGAGCACCCGGGTCTGCTGGGCGCGGACGATTTCGACGTGGCCGGAGCGGGTACGGGCGTGGTCGAGGCCGACCGCCTGCTGGGCCCCGACCGCATCCGCGAGGGCGACACCGTGATCGCCATGGCGTCCTCCGGGCTTCACTCGAACGGGTACTCGCTCGTCCGCCACGTCGTGTTCGACCGGGCCGGCTGGACGCTGGACCGCCAGGTCGAGGAGTTCGGCCGGACCCTGGGCGAGGAGCTCCTGGAGCCGACCCGGATCTACTCGCTGGACTGCCTGGCCCTCACCCGTACGACCGAGGTGCACGGCTTCAGCCACGTCACCGGCGGCGGCCTGGCCAACAACCTGGCCCGGGTCATCCCGGACGACCTGCACGCGACGGTGGACCGCTCGACGTGGACCCCGGGCGCGGTGTTCGACCTCGTCGGCAAGGCCGGCCGGGTCGAGCAGCTGGAGCTGGAGAAGACGCTCAACATGGGCGTCGGCATGATCGCGGTCGTCCCCGCCGAGTCCGTGGACGCGGCCCTGACGACGCTGGCCGACCGGGGTGTCGACTCCTGGGTCGCCGGCGAGATCACCGCCCGGGGCGACCACGCGACCGGCGCCGAGCTGGTGGGTTCGTACGCACGCTGA
- the purF gene encoding amidophosphoribosyltransferase produces MPRGDGRLNHDLLPGEKGPQDACGVFGVWAPGEEVAKLTYFGLYALQHRGQESAGIAVSNGSQILVFKDMGLVSQVFDETSLGSLQGHIAVGHARYSTTGASVWENAQPTFRATAHGSIALGHNGNLVNTAQLAEMVADLPRKDGRATQVAATNDTDLVTALLAGQTDDDGKPLTIEEAAAKVLPEVRGAFSLVFMDEHTLYAARDPQGIRPLVLGRLERGWVVASESAALDICGASFVREIEPGEMVAIDENGLRTSRFAEAKPKGCVFEYVYLARPDTDIAGRNVYLSRVEMGRKLAAEAPVEADLVIATPESGTPAAIGYAEASGIPFGAGLVKNAYVGRTFIQPSQTIRQLGIRLKLNPLKEVIKGKRLVVVDDSIVRGNTQRALVRMLREAGAAEIHIRISSPPVKWPCFFGIDFATRAELIANGMSVEEIGTSMGADSLAYISIDSMIEATTIDKPNLCRACFDGEYPMELPDPELLGKQLLETELAAGPAATAASDALRRP; encoded by the coding sequence GTGCCTCGTGGTGATGGACGACTCAACCACGACCTGCTCCCCGGAGAGAAAGGCCCCCAGGACGCTTGCGGCGTCTTCGGTGTCTGGGCTCCGGGCGAAGAGGTCGCCAAGCTCACCTATTTCGGACTGTATGCCCTGCAGCACCGTGGACAGGAGTCCGCGGGCATCGCAGTGAGCAACGGGTCCCAGATCCTGGTCTTCAAGGACATGGGACTGGTCTCGCAGGTCTTCGACGAAACCTCCCTGGGATCGCTCCAGGGCCATATCGCGGTCGGTCATGCCCGCTACTCCACCACCGGTGCCTCGGTGTGGGAGAACGCGCAGCCGACGTTCCGTGCGACTGCGCACGGCTCGATCGCCCTCGGTCACAACGGGAACCTGGTCAACACGGCCCAGCTCGCGGAGATGGTCGCCGACCTCCCGCGCAAGGACGGCCGCGCCACCCAGGTCGCCGCGACCAACGACACCGATCTGGTGACCGCGCTGCTCGCCGGCCAGACCGACGACGACGGCAAGCCGCTGACCATCGAGGAGGCCGCCGCCAAGGTGCTTCCCGAGGTGCGGGGCGCCTTCTCCCTGGTCTTCATGGACGAGCACACGCTCTACGCCGCCCGTGACCCGCAGGGCATCCGCCCGCTGGTCCTCGGCCGCCTGGAGCGCGGCTGGGTCGTCGCCTCGGAGTCCGCCGCCCTCGACATCTGCGGCGCCAGCTTCGTGCGCGAGATCGAGCCGGGCGAGATGGTCGCCATCGACGAGAACGGTCTGCGTACCTCGCGATTCGCGGAAGCGAAGCCCAAGGGCTGTGTCTTCGAGTACGTCTACCTGGCGCGCCCCGACACCGACATCGCGGGCCGCAACGTCTACCTCTCCCGGGTGGAGATGGGCCGCAAGCTGGCCGCCGAGGCGCCCGTCGAGGCGGATCTGGTCATAGCGACGCCGGAGTCCGGCACCCCGGCCGCCATCGGTTACGCGGAGGCCAGCGGGATTCCGTTCGGCGCCGGTCTGGTGAAGAACGCCTACGTCGGCCGGACCTTCATCCAGCCCTCCCAGACCATCCGCCAGCTGGGCATCCGCCTCAAGCTGAACCCGCTCAAGGAAGTCATCAAGGGCAAGCGCCTGGTGGTCGTGGACGACTCGATCGTCCGCGGCAACACCCAGCGCGCACTGGTCCGGATGCTCCGTGAGGCCGGCGCCGCCGAGATCCACATCCGGATCTCGTCCCCGCCGGTGAAGTGGCCCTGCTTCTTCGGCATCGACTTCGCGACCCGCGCCGAGCTGATCGCCAACGGCATGTCCGTCGAGGAGATCGGCACGTCGATGGGCGCCGACTCGCTCGCGTACATCTCGATCGACTCGATGATCGAGGCGACGACGATCGACAAGCCGAACCTGTGCCGCGCCTGCTTCGACGGCGAGTACCCGATGGAGCTCCCGGACCCGGAGCTGCTCGGCAAGCAGCTGCTGGAGACCGAGCTGGCGGCGGGCCCCGCGGCGACCGCGGCGTCCGACGCGCTGCGGCGTCCGTGA
- a CDS encoding maleylpyruvate isomerase family mycothiol-dependent enzyme: MPPSQKRPRRYDPARTRTAVLAQFAHVRDAVRTLTPQQLAAPSGLGDWTVRELAAHITMALSHVNQTLGLPAPALAKPEVSLLEWPFTTAARAPRIADDTAERAAAAPDLDALYAEVAARFEALVPGASEDRLLATRVGAMRLGDFLVTRTVELVVHTWDLNEATGLSVPYDRQALAACSRLLADALAERAPGGSVEVRVPPFAVVQCVQGPRHTRGTPPNVVETDPLTWIRLATGRTEWAREVEAAKVAASGERADLSELLPLMG; this comes from the coding sequence ATGCCGCCCTCGCAGAAGCGCCCCCGCCGTTACGACCCGGCCAGGACCCGCACCGCGGTCCTCGCCCAGTTCGCCCACGTCCGGGACGCCGTGCGCACGCTGACCCCGCAGCAGCTGGCCGCGCCGAGCGGACTCGGTGACTGGACGGTGCGCGAGCTCGCCGCGCACATCACCATGGCCCTCTCGCACGTCAACCAGACGCTGGGGCTTCCCGCGCCGGCCCTCGCCAAACCCGAGGTCTCCCTCCTGGAGTGGCCGTTCACCACAGCGGCCCGCGCCCCCAGGATCGCGGACGACACCGCCGAGCGGGCCGCCGCCGCCCCCGACCTGGACGCGCTCTACGCGGAGGTCGCCGCCCGCTTCGAGGCCCTGGTGCCCGGCGCCTCCGAGGACCGCCTGCTGGCCACCCGGGTCGGGGCGATGCGCCTCGGCGACTTCCTGGTCACCCGCACCGTGGAGCTGGTCGTCCACACCTGGGACCTCAACGAGGCGACCGGGCTCTCCGTCCCGTACGACCGGCAGGCGCTCGCCGCGTGCAGCCGCCTCCTGGCCGACGCGCTGGCCGAGCGGGCGCCCGGCGGTTCGGTCGAGGTCCGGGTGCCGCCCTTCGCGGTGGTGCAGTGTGTCCAGGGGCCGCGCCACACCCGGGGCACCCCGCCCAACGTCGTCGAGACCGACCCGCTCACCTGGATCCGGCTCGCGACCGGGCGCACGGAGTGGGCGCGAGAGGTCGAAGCGGCGAAGGTGGCCGCGAGCGGTGAGCGCGCGGACCTCTCCGAACTGCTGCCGCTGATGGGCTGA
- a CDS encoding TetR/AcrR family transcriptional regulator — translation MTEGMGLRERKKRETRRRLLETATRLFSERGFDQVSVAEIADAADVSKMTVFNYFDSKEDLVFAPLEEHVGDAARIVRERAPGESAVAALRRQFVAAVERHDPAVGMGDSPVALGIVRLILETPALLTRAHSYFVRTQDQLTEALIEEGEEPVIARIVASQLLGTRNALLTENRRRLLAGEPAAAVVPDAVALAHRGFDLLEKGLGDYATRT, via the coding sequence ATGACCGAGGGTATGGGCCTGCGCGAGCGCAAGAAGAGGGAAACCCGGCGGCGGCTGCTGGAAACGGCCACCAGGCTCTTTTCCGAGCGCGGGTTCGATCAGGTCTCCGTCGCGGAGATCGCCGACGCGGCCGATGTGTCGAAGATGACCGTCTTCAACTACTTCGACAGCAAGGAAGACCTGGTCTTCGCGCCGCTGGAGGAGCACGTCGGCGACGCCGCCCGGATCGTGCGGGAGCGCGCGCCCGGTGAATCGGCGGTCGCGGCGCTGCGAAGGCAGTTCGTGGCGGCGGTCGAACGGCACGACCCCGCGGTGGGCATGGGGGACTCGCCGGTGGCGCTCGGCATCGTGCGGCTCATCCTGGAGACGCCCGCCCTGCTCACCCGCGCCCACTCCTACTTCGTGCGTACGCAGGACCAGCTCACCGAGGCCCTGATCGAGGAGGGCGAGGAACCGGTCATCGCGCGCATCGTCGCTTCCCAACTGCTCGGTACGCGAAACGCGCTGCTCACCGAGAACCGCAGGCGCCTGCTGGCCGGCGAACCGGCCGCCGCGGTCGTCCCCGACGCCGTCGCCCTCGCCCACCGGGGCTTCGACCTGCTGGAGAAGGGCCTCGGCGACTACGCGACGCGCACCTGA
- a CDS encoding MFS transporter: MPGTATAPAPRGTTATEGPPGGRSVTIAVALCIVTILLAVLDSNIVSSATVPIVRDLDPVHGVDRIPWLIAAYQLAATAALPLYGKLCDTLGSKKVFIGALAAFLTGSALCGMAQSMGELIAARAFQGIGGGGLMSVTMVVLRELGTAGPKEGDDAQEGKGSKAKGDDRKGSIGGIIAGAGMALGPWLGGALADHAGWRWIFYVNLPVGIAVLIAALFTVRLPVRTTRHRIDFLGAGLAAAFSTALLLVTEWGGEDYAWTSPVIVGLAVAAVVALGLFLWRQATAAEPILPLSLFRLRLMRYGFAIQGLVGVAMMGSIVYVMIYLQVVRGVAATSAGLFLVPMAIGMTVVGLVSGRLVAAGWSQKTFVVSGTVFASAALALLSTLDTDTGLWTVRGALLLMGIGFGQLIGQLIELVQDAAPPARLGVATTGVRFFQTLGTALGASLFGAVLSRVYAAQGPGGTTSDIGRLTGTAHVHALDAFVSSTDVVFACATGAMVLALLLATRLPGTRTSA; the protein is encoded by the coding sequence ATGCCCGGAACAGCCACAGCGCCCGCCCCACGAGGGACGACCGCCACCGAAGGGCCGCCCGGCGGCCGGAGCGTCACGATCGCCGTGGCACTCTGCATCGTCACGATCCTGCTGGCCGTTCTGGACTCGAACATCGTGTCCTCGGCGACCGTCCCGATCGTCCGCGACCTCGATCCGGTCCACGGCGTCGACCGGATCCCATGGCTGATCGCCGCCTACCAGCTCGCCGCGACCGCCGCGCTGCCCCTGTACGGCAAGCTCTGCGACACCCTCGGCTCGAAGAAGGTCTTCATCGGGGCGCTCGCCGCCTTCCTCACCGGGTCCGCGCTGTGCGGAATGGCCCAGTCCATGGGCGAACTGATCGCCGCACGCGCCTTCCAGGGCATCGGCGGCGGCGGGCTGATGAGCGTGACCATGGTCGTCCTCCGTGAACTCGGCACGGCGGGCCCGAAGGAGGGCGACGACGCGCAGGAGGGCAAGGGCTCCAAGGCCAAGGGCGACGACCGGAAGGGCAGCATCGGCGGGATCATCGCCGGTGCGGGCATGGCGCTCGGCCCCTGGCTGGGCGGCGCCCTGGCCGACCACGCGGGCTGGCGCTGGATCTTCTACGTCAACCTGCCCGTCGGCATCGCCGTCCTGATCGCCGCGCTGTTCACGGTGAGGCTCCCCGTCCGCACGACGCGCCACCGCATCGACTTCCTCGGCGCCGGCCTCGCCGCCGCCTTCTCCACCGCGCTGCTCCTGGTCACCGAGTGGGGCGGCGAGGACTACGCGTGGACCTCGCCGGTGATCGTCGGCCTCGCCGTCGCCGCCGTCGTCGCGCTCGGCCTGTTCCTGTGGCGCCAGGCCACGGCCGCCGAACCGATCCTGCCGCTCTCGCTCTTCCGCCTGCGGCTCATGCGGTACGGCTTCGCCATCCAGGGCCTGGTCGGCGTCGCGATGATGGGGTCGATCGTCTACGTGATGATCTACCTCCAGGTGGTCCGCGGGGTCGCCGCGACCTCGGCCGGTCTCTTCCTGGTCCCGATGGCGATCGGGATGACCGTCGTCGGGCTCGTCTCGGGACGCCTGGTCGCGGCCGGCTGGTCGCAGAAGACGTTCGTCGTCAGCGGCACGGTCTTCGCCTCGGCCGCTCTCGCCCTGCTGTCCACGCTCGACACGGACACCGGCCTGTGGACCGTGCGCGGCGCGCTGCTGCTCATGGGCATCGGCTTCGGCCAGCTCATCGGCCAGTTGATCGAGCTCGTGCAGGACGCAGCCCCTCCGGCCCGACTGGGCGTCGCCACCACGGGCGTCCGCTTCTTCCAGACCCTCGGCACCGCCCTGGGCGCCTCCCTCTTCGGAGCCGTACTCAGCAGGGTCTACGCCGCCCAGGGCCCCGGCGGAACGACCAGCGACATCGGCCGCCTCACCGGGACCGCCCACGTCCACGCCCTGGACGCCTTCGTCTCCTCGACGGACGTGGTCTTCGCCTGCGCCACCGGCGCGATGGTCCTCGCCCTGCTCCTGGCGACCCGGCTGCCCGGCACCCGTACGAGCGCCTGA
- the purL gene encoding phosphoribosylformylglycinamidine synthase subunit PurL yields MSLDTVKHAAETPDTAQPWKELGLKEDEYARIREILGRRPTGAELAMYSVMWSEHCSYKSSKVHLKQFGEKVPANDAMLVGIGENAGVVDVGQGYAVTFKVESHNHPSYIEPYQGAATGVGGIVRDILAMGARPVAVVDPLRFGAADHPDTKRVLPGVVAGIGGYGNCLGLPNIGGEVVFDACYQGNPLVNAGCIGVMKHEDIHLAKASGPGNKVILYGARTGGDGIGGVSVLASETFESTGPAKRPAVQVGDPFQEKLLIECTLEIFKEKLVAGIQDLGGAGLSCATSELASAGSGGMRVELDTVPLRDSSLSPEEILMSESQERMCAIVEPQHVDRFLEICEKWDVIATVIGEVTEGSQLEIFWHGEQIVDVPPRSVAHEGPTYHRPFARPSWQDALQADDAGKLARPANGAELREQVLKLVASPNQASKSWITDQYDRFVQGNTVLAMPEDAGMVRIDEESNLGVAMATDGNGRYAKLDPYTGAQLALAESYRNVAATGAKPLAISDCLNFGSPEDPDVMWQFAEATRGLADGCLELGTPVTGGNVSLYNQTGETAIHPTPVVAVLGVIDDVTRRTPVAFGEEGQLLYLLGDTREEFGGSAWSEVVHNHLGGMPPKVDLGREKLLAEILISASRDGMIDAAHDLSDGGLIQAVTESCLRGGKGARLVVPDGLDAFTLLFSESAGRAVVSVPRSEELRFNDMCGARGLPVTRIGVVDGDAIEIQGEFSIPLSELRTAHEETIPALLA; encoded by the coding sequence ATGAGCCTGGACACGGTCAAGCACGCGGCCGAAACCCCGGACACCGCGCAGCCCTGGAAGGAACTCGGCCTCAAGGAGGACGAGTACGCGCGCATCCGCGAGATCCTGGGCCGCCGTCCCACCGGCGCCGAACTCGCCATGTACTCCGTGATGTGGTCCGAGCACTGCTCGTACAAGAGCAGCAAGGTCCACCTCAAGCAGTTCGGCGAGAAGGTCCCCGCCAACGACGCCATGCTCGTCGGCATCGGTGAGAACGCCGGTGTGGTCGACGTCGGACAGGGGTACGCGGTCACCTTCAAGGTCGAGTCGCACAACCACCCCTCCTACATCGAGCCCTACCAGGGCGCGGCGACCGGCGTCGGCGGCATCGTCCGCGACATCCTCGCCATGGGCGCCCGCCCGGTCGCCGTCGTGGACCCGCTGCGCTTCGGCGCGGCCGACCACCCGGACACCAAGCGGGTGCTGCCGGGTGTGGTCGCGGGCATCGGCGGGTACGGCAACTGCCTCGGCCTGCCGAACATCGGCGGCGAGGTCGTTTTCGACGCCTGCTATCAGGGAAACCCGCTCGTCAACGCCGGTTGCATCGGTGTGATGAAGCACGAGGACATCCACCTCGCGAAGGCTTCGGGACCCGGCAACAAGGTCATCCTGTACGGCGCCCGCACCGGCGGCGACGGCATCGGCGGCGTCTCCGTGCTGGCCTCGGAGACCTTCGAGTCGACCGGCCCGGCCAAGCGCCCGGCCGTCCAGGTCGGCGACCCGTTCCAGGAGAAGCTCCTCATCGAGTGCACCCTGGAGATCTTCAAGGAGAAGCTCGTCGCGGGCATCCAGGACCTCGGCGGCGCCGGGCTCTCCTGCGCCACGTCCGAGCTGGCCTCCGCGGGTTCCGGCGGCATGCGCGTCGAGCTGGACACCGTGCCGCTGCGCGACTCCTCCCTCTCGCCCGAGGAAATCCTCATGAGCGAGTCGCAGGAGCGCATGTGCGCGATCGTGGAGCCGCAGCACGTCGACCGCTTCCTGGAGATCTGCGAGAAGTGGGACGTCATCGCCACCGTCATCGGTGAGGTGACCGAGGGCTCGCAGCTGGAGATCTTCTGGCACGGCGAGCAGATCGTGGACGTGCCGCCGCGGTCCGTCGCCCACGAGGGCCCGACGTACCACCGCCCGTTCGCCCGCCCGTCCTGGCAGGACGCGCTCCAGGCCGACGACGCCGGCAAGCTGGCCCGCCCGGCGAACGGCGCGGAGCTGCGCGAGCAGGTCCTCAAGCTGGTCGCCTCGCCGAACCAGGCGTCGAAGTCCTGGATCACGGACCAGTACGACCGGTTCGTGCAGGGCAACACCGTGCTCGCGATGCCCGAGGACGCCGGCATGGTCCGCATCGACGAGGAGTCCAACCTCGGCGTGGCCATGGCGACCGACGGCAACGGCCGGTACGCGAAGCTCGACCCGTACACCGGTGCGCAGCTCGCGCTGGCGGAGTCGTACCGGAACGTGGCCGCGACCGGTGCGAAGCCGCTCGCGATCTCGGACTGCCTGAACTTCGGTTCGCCCGAGGACCCGGACGTCATGTGGCAGTTCGCCGAGGCCACCCGCGGTCTCGCGGACGGCTGCCTGGAGCTGGGCACCCCGGTCACCGGCGGCAACGTCTCGCTGTACAACCAGACCGGTGAGACGGCGATCCACCCGACGCCGGTCGTGGCCGTGCTCGGTGTGATCGACGACGTCACGCGGCGTACGCCGGTCGCCTTCGGGGAAGAGGGCCAGCTCCTCTACCTGCTGGGTGACACGCGTGAGGAGTTCGGCGGCTCGGCCTGGTCCGAGGTCGTCCACAACCACCTCGGCGGGATGCCGCCCAAGGTGGACCTGGGCCGTGAGAAGCTGCTCGCCGAGATCCTGATCTCGGCCTCCCGCGACGGCATGATCGACGCGGCGCACGACCTGTCGGACGGCGGTCTGATCCAGGCGGTCACCGAGTCCTGCCTGCGCGGCGGGAAGGGTGCCCGGCTGGTCGTGCCGGACGGCCTCGACGCGTTCACGCTGCTGTTCTCCGAGTCCGCGGGCCGCGCGGTCGTCTCGGTGCCGCGCAGCGAGGAGCTGCGGTTCAACGACATGTGCGGGGCGCGCGGTCTGCCCGTGACCCGCATCGGTGTCGTGGACGGCGACGCGATCGAGATCCAGGGCGAGTTCAGCATCCCGCTGAGCGAGCTGCGCACGGCGCACGAGGAGACGATCCCGGCGCTGCTCGCGTAG
- the purQ gene encoding phosphoribosylformylglycinamidine synthase subunit PurQ, whose amino-acid sequence MTARIGVVTFPGTLDDQDALRAVRVAGAEPVSLWHRDKDLHQVDAVILAGGFSYGDYLRAGAISRFSPVMETVIEQAKAGMPVLGICNGFQILTEAHLLPGAMLRNNHLHFICRDQTLRVENAETAWTSDYSAGQEISVPLKNMDGRYTADEHTLDALEAEGRVAFRYVGRNPNGSLRDIAGITNAAGNVVGLMPHPEHAVEPLIGTGRTDGLGFFTSIIKKLVNA is encoded by the coding sequence GTGACTGCTCGTATCGGAGTCGTCACCTTTCCGGGCACGCTCGACGACCAGGACGCCCTCCGGGCCGTTCGCGTCGCGGGCGCCGAACCCGTATCGCTGTGGCACCGCGACAAGGACCTGCACCAGGTCGACGCGGTGATCCTGGCGGGCGGTTTCTCGTACGGCGACTATCTGCGCGCCGGAGCCATCTCCCGGTTCTCGCCGGTCATGGAGACGGTGATTGAGCAGGCGAAGGCGGGCATGCCGGTCCTCGGCATCTGCAACGGCTTCCAGATCCTGACCGAGGCGCACCTGCTGCCCGGCGCGATGCTGCGCAACAACCACCTGCACTTCATCTGCCGCGACCAGACCCTGCGCGTCGAGAACGCGGAGACCGCCTGGACCTCGGACTACTCCGCGGGCCAGGAGATCTCCGTACCGCTCAAGAACATGGACGGCCGCTACACCGCCGACGAGCACACGCTCGACGCGCTGGAGGCCGAGGGCCGCGTCGCCTTCCGCTACGTGGGCCGCAACCCGAACGGCTCGCTGCGCGACATCGCCGGCATCACCAACGCCGCGGGCAACGTCGTCGGCCTGATGCCGCACCCGGAGCACGCCGTGGAGCCGCTGATCGGCACCGGTCGCACCGACGGTCTCGGTTTCTTCACCTCGATCATCAAGAAGCTGGTCAACGCATGA